The sequence ACGAAGTTCCCAGGCAACAGTGAAAGCTGTGGGAGAATGAAAATCCGTTGACCTTAAAAGTCGTGAGGGTTCAAGTCCCTCTGCCCCCATAAGAAACTAACCTAGAGTTGTCAGAAGATTGACTGTTTAATACCTGATTAAGGTCAACGGGCGGAATAATTTTCATCGGAAAATGTGGGTGGAAACCCCGTCCTTTTAGGACGGCTTTACATTGACACCTGAATTTTGTATGAATGTTCAGCCTATTGTAGTTGAGTTTTTTTGCGATCATGACTAACGCAGAATCCCCGGTTTATCAAGGTCAATTTGGTAACTTTACGATTACCCCAGAAGATCGCCAAGAGGTGATGATTTATCGCGGTGGGTTAACGGTTGCGGCTGTCTGTATGGCGATCGCCACGACCCTGACCCTCTGGCCCCATCATAACCCAGAAACCCTATCCTGGCTCACCCCCCTCTATTTCCTCTTCTGTCTTGCATTAGGGGTTAGCCTGCTCACCATCCATATTTATATGGCCATCCTCCATCGCCTGTTGCAATTATTTCTGATGGTGGGCACAATTTCCGGTCTCGTCCTCACCTTCAACAGTTCCCAACCTCTTGCCCTGACCGTATATACTCAGCCCCTTACCTTATTCGGTATTGGATGTACCTTTGCTGCCCTCACCGGCATTTACTTCAAAGAAGGCTTCTGTTTCCATCGTCTAGAAACCAAACTTCTTACCCCCCTAGTACCGATTCTACTGCTCGGTGTTCTCTTTGGCACGCTACCGATCCAAGCTCAAGAAATCATGTTAGCCGCGTGGAGCATCCTATTTCTGATTTTTGCTGGACGAAAACTGATTCAACCCATTCCCCCAGACATTGGCGATAAATCGGTTTTTGAATACTTGAAAAAGGCTAAGTC is a genomic window of Roseofilum capinflatum BLCC-M114 containing:
- a CDS encoding DUF2301 domain-containing membrane protein; this translates as MTNAESPVYQGQFGNFTITPEDRQEVMIYRGGLTVAAVCMAIATTLTLWPHHNPETLSWLTPLYFLFCLALGVSLLTIHIYMAILHRLLQLFLMVGTISGLVLTFNSSQPLALTVYTQPLTLFGIGCTFAALTGIYFKEGFCFHRLETKLLTPLVPILLLGVLFGTLPIQAQEIMLAAWSILFLIFAGRKLIQPIPPDIGDKSVFEYLKKAKS